TGGGTGGACTCTCGCGGACACGTGAAACGGAGTGAAGACAGAAAGGCAGCAGGTTCTGCGAAGGGGAGGGCCCCATTAAACCACCCTGCACGCTGACCTTACCGTGAAGTCGCTCCCGCTCCTCCCGGCTGTTGAGTCTGTCGTGTCAGGGCAAACCGTTCGTGGAACGCTGTTTTGGCTGATCTGAACAAGCTTAGGGCATAGAGTAGCTGGACCGCTCCAGCCCTCACCGGGCTGCCTCGTCCTACTCGTCGTCCGCGCTTTCCTCGGCCACGCGTTTGCCTGCCATCCATTCCAGTCCAGCCCACATTAGTTCGTCCAGATCACCGTCCAGCACGTCGTCGGGGTTGTGCTTCATAACGGCGGTGCGATGGTCTTTGATGTACTGCTTGTCCAGCACGTAGCTGCGGATCTGGCTGCCCCACTCAATCTTCTTCTGCTCGCCGCGCGCCTTAGCTTCCTCAGCCTCACGCTTCTTGATCTCAATGTCGTACAGGCGCTGCTTCAGAATCTGCAGGGCGATTTCGTGGTTCTTGATCTGGCTGCGCGTTACCTGCGAGGCGACCGCGATTCCGGTAGGCAAGTGTGTCAGTCGTACAGCAGAGTCGGTGGTGTTCACGCCCTGACCACCCGCGCCCTGCGAGCGGAACACGTCGCGGCGCAGATCACTGTCGGGAATGTGGATGTTAATTTCCTCTTCTGGCACCTCGGCCACCACGTCCACCGAGGCAAAGGAGGTATGGCGTCGATTATTGCTGTCGAAAGGTGAGACCCGTACCAGACGGTGAACGCCGTGTTCCGGAGCCATCATCCCGTAAGCCTTATCGCCCCGGATAATGAATTCTGAGCTGAGTACCCCGGCCTGATCGCCCTCCTGCTGGTCCACAAGTTCAACCTTGTATCCCCGGCGTTCACCCCAGCGCATGAACATGCGTGAGAGCATGC
This sequence is a window from Deinococcus humi. Protein-coding genes within it:
- the prfB gene encoding peptide chain release factor 2 (programmed frameshift), which gives rise to MQELLEKLASLREYLDIPGKTRRLNELDRELSDPELWNDSDRARKVTQEAGTVRRIVDEYNALNSDAQGLSEMLELADLEEREMLAEEQQSIGARVDELYRETLFTMKHADTAAIVRVKSGAGGTESQDWAGMLSRMFMRWGERRGYKVELVDQQEGDQAGVLSSEFIIRGDKAYGMMAPEHGVHRLVRVSPFDSNNRRHTSFASVDVVAEVPEEEINIHIPDSDLRRDVFRSQGAGGQGVNTTDSAVRLTHLPTGIAVASQVTRSQIKNHEIALQILKQRLYDIEIKKREAEEAKARGEQKKIEWGSQIRSYVLDKQYIKDHRTAVMKHNPDDVLDGDLDELMWAGLEWMAGKRVAEESADDE